The following proteins are co-located in the Megalobrama amblycephala isolate DHTTF-2021 linkage group LG12, ASM1881202v1, whole genome shotgun sequence genome:
- the LOC125280686 gene encoding histone H1.3-like — MSAATPAPSSATKTSRRRSKAKKSGPSVSDLILKVLSSSEERGGVSLVALKKALSASGYDVVRNNSRIKLAVKRLVASGRLIQTKGTGASGSFKIGSKAATKPKKAKRKTAKKPAGAKKSPKKKRRNLRSSGKASETAAVKKTTRPKRAKRRASKSSKAKTAKK, encoded by the coding sequence ATGTCAGCTGCCACACCAGCCCCATCTTCTGCTACTAAAACGTCAAGACGAAGATCCAAGGCCAAGAAGTCAGGACCCAGTGTGTCTGATTTGATCCTCAAGGTCTTGTCATCTTCAGAGGAGCGTGGTGGCGTCTCTCTGGTCGCTCTGAAGAAAGCGCTGTCTGCCAGTGGTTATGATGTGGTAAGAAACAACTCGCGCATCAAGCTGGCAGTTAAGCGGCTGGTGGCCAGCGGTCGCCTGATTCAGACCAAAGGCACTGGAGCATCTGGATCATTTAAGATCGGCTCGAAAGCTGCTACAAAGCCTAAGAAGGCAAAGAGAAAGACGGCCAAGAAACCTGCCGGGGCAAAGAAATCCCCTAAGAAGAAAAGGAGAAATTTAAGAAGTTCTGGAAAGGCCAGCGAGACAGCTGCGGTCAAGAAGACCACAAGACCCAAGAGGGCCAAACGAAGAGCTTCCAAATCAAGCAAAGCAAAAACTGCCAAGAAATAA
- the LOC125279997 gene encoding macrophage-expressed gene 1 protein-like — protein MESRGFCLLMLCCCFINVCNLHPLYRPSNGLRVCRKNSSLTALEVLPGGGWDNLRNIDMGRVMNLSYSQCQTTEDGVYLIPDEVFVIPQKVSGVETNSEIIMSWLDQKSSTSSSINADVSFYSVLNAKFSTENQRMKTHQVKDSSVTARVQVRNHLYTVKAFPDFTLDSRFARQAEEIADAIENNQTRQATYLSEKLILDYGTHVITSIDAGATLVQEDYLKMSYVSNSQSDMSSVSASAGFNFFDKVKFDIGAKTSQGTSENSGYQGNITYSLIQSHGGALFYPGITLQKWQESTLNNLVAIDRSGLPLHYFLNPSTFPDLPTPTVNKMASSVRKAAERYYKINTIPGCVSPDSKNFNFQANVDDASCEGPVTNLSFGGIYQRCTPLTSDGNTICDETAQKNPATGDYSCPAKYNTTLLCSETVEKGYNHYECHSHCHSCGFLWLSTCCDQTCGDAYRVRRAKVETYWCSSTQKTPEYSGYLFGGLFGPGMQNPLTKSNGCPPNYFTQHFLSNGMMVCLSNDYEAGTRFSVPFAGFFSCQSGNPLSKGQSRCPPQFSQHLAAISDGCQVLYCVQSGVFTGGQLKPIRLPPFTRPPMVSMIATNTVAVMTEGDRSWVRVGQTKMWRLAKPGELNKMASMFDASSSQMSGGEKAGVTIGVMALVALVVIGMVFIMKRRKRFSAIGLSKGYEEIDSEVQSESSVEIQREQQNEIANENPNQSLLS, from the exons ATGGAGTCAAGAGGTTTTTGTCTCCTGATGCTTTGCTGCTGTTTTATCAATGTCTGCAACCTTCATCCTCTCTATCGTCCCAGTAATGGACTTCGTGTGTGTCGTAAAAACTCAAGTTTGACAGCGCTGGAGGTTCTACCAGGTGGAGGCTGGGATAACCTGCGCAACATAGACATGGGACGGGTGATGAATCTGAGCTATTCCCAGTGTCAGACCACAGAAGATGGTGTCTATCTCATTCCAGATGAAGTCTTTGTCATTCCACAGAAAGTGAGCGGAGTGGAAACAAACTCTGAGATCATCATGTCATGGCTGGACCAAAAAAGCTCCACTTCAAGCTCCATTAATGCTGATGTTTCCTTCTATTCGGTGCTCAATGCAAAATTCTCCACAGAAAACCAGCGCATGAAAACCCACCAAGTGAAAGACAGTTCTGTAACAGCACGAGTTCAA GTCCGTAACCATCTGTACACAGTAAAGGCATTTCCTGACTTCACTCTGGACTCCCGCTTTGCTCGACAGGCAGAGGAAATTGCAGACGCTATTGAGAACAATCAAACCCGTCAAGCAACTTACCTGTCAGAGAAACTCATACTTGATTATGGTACTCATGTCATCACAAGTATTGATGCAGGTGCTACTTTGGTGCAAGAggactatttaaaaatgtcttatgTCTCTAACAGTCAGTCAGACATGTCTTCTGTTTCTGCATCAGCAGGGTTTAACTTCTTTGACAAAGTAAAATTTGATATTGGTGCCAAAACATCTCAGGGAACCTCTGAAAACAGCGGTTATCAGGGTAACATCACATATTCTTTAATTCAGAGCCACGGTGGAGCTTTATTCTACCCAGGCATCACTCTGCAGAAGTGGCAAGAGAGTACGCTCAATAATCTGGTGGCTATTGACCGCTCTGGGCTGCCGCTGCACTATTTTCTTAATCCATCCACATTCCCAGACCTCCCAACACCGACAGTAAACAAAATGGCTTCATCAGTTCGTAAGGCTGCAGAGCGatactataaaataaatacCATTCCAGGTTGTGTAAGTCCAGATTCCAAAAACTTCAACTTCCAGGCAAATGTAGATGATGCTTCCTGTGAGGGTCCAGTCACCAATCTTAGCTTTGGTGGCATTTACCAACGATGCACTCCATTGACATCAGATGGAAATACCATCTGTGATGAGACAGCACAGAAAAACCCAGCCACTGGTGATTATTCTTGCCCTGCAAAGTACAACACCACCCTATTATGCTCTGAGACAGTAGAAAAAGGTTATAATCATTATGAATGCCACAGCCACTGTCATTCATGTGGTTTCTTGTGGTTGTCTACTTGTTGCGACCAAACGTGTGGTGATGCTTACCGTGTCCGTCGCGCAAAAGTTGAAACTTACTGGTGTTCCTCAACTCAGAAAACCCCAGAGTACTCTGGATACCTTTTTGGAGGTTTATTTGGGCCAGGCATGCAAAACCCATTGACCAAATCTAACGGCTGTCCTCCAAACTACTTTACCCAACACTTTTTGTCTAATGGCATGATGGTTTGTCTGAGCAATGATTATGAGGCTGGAACAAGATTCTCTGTGCCTTTTGCTGGTTTCTTCAGCTGCCAGTCTGGCAACCCTCTCTCAAAGGGTCAATCTCGCTGTCCACCTCAGTTCAGCCAACATCTTGCTGCCATCAGTGATGGCTGTCAGGTATTGTATTGTGTCCAGTCCGGTGTGTTCACTGGTGGTCAGTTAAAGCCTATCCGCCTCCCACCATTCACAAGACCACCAATGGTCAGTATGATCGCCACAAACACTGTAGCTGTAATGACAGAAGGCGATCGTTCTTGGGTGAGAGTTGGACAAACTAAAATGTGGCGACTGGCAAAGCCTGGTGAGCTAAACAAAATGGCATCAATGTTTGATGCGTCTTCTTCTCAGATGTCCGGAGGAGAAAAGGCTGGAGTAACCATTGGTGTAATGGCTCTGGTTGCTCTTGTGGTCATAGGGATGGTGTTTATAATGAAAAGGAGAAAGAGGTTTTCTGCCATCGGGTTGAGCAAAGGCTATGAAGAGATTGATAGTGAGGTTCAAAGTGAGAGCAGTGTAGAGATTCAGAGAGAACAACAGAATGAGATTGCAAATGAAAACCCTAATCAATCCCTACTTTCATAA
- the prf1.5 gene encoding perforin 1.5, giving the protein METNHCVFHVFLCISLIMTHWDMSSACHAGSQAECEKAPFVPGYNLAGEGFDVVRMRRKGAFLINVKSHMDNGTCTVCKNRFQGGQMQKLPSAMLDWRPFSRCSKQLSTALHHSVDSLMKSSTSLINNNWEMDLNLNDIGKAILGGSRSDIAKFAHSQNAMDKATFALHEISCTYYSYRVTDHPEISNEFAKHLQRLPTQYDDEIKPLYRRTIDTYGTHYIRQVHLGGRVRRVTAFRTCLATLKGYSETDIKNCLNIELKMNLGFLPANVTLSNKCSQILKDNLSMGFYQGFMTHKIEVLGGEKYFPDLVLNQSPAEAYSNWMMSLHDNPDVISYAIFPLHHLVADPEVSANLKSAITEYIEENMLSVEHKENQGCSQTPNLDYNCCPMRAARGMLTVLVQRAAGLKADLFTRTDGYVKVWYNLMYEETDVVMDNNDPEWNITYDFGSIEFGHELIFEVWDSDVFYNDMVGRCVVRPERGTHSHSCKLKRGILYFTYSASCDAHLTGPSCSRYSPKT; this is encoded by the exons ATGGAGACAAATCACTGTGTTTTCCATGTGTTTCTCTGCATTTCTCTGATAATGACACACTGGGACATGAGTTCAGCTTGCCACGCAGGCTCTCAGGCAGAATGTGAGAAAGCACCATTTGTGCCTGGTTACAACCTGGCAGGCGAAGGCTTTGACGTTGTCAGGATGCGGCGTAAAggtgcatttttgatcaatgtCAAGTCACACATGGACAATGGCACTTGTACGGTCTGCAAGAACCGCTTTCAGGGAGGGCAGATGCAGAAACTTCCCTCAGCCATGCTGGACTGGCGTCCCTTCAGCCGCTGCAGCAAACAGCTTTCTACTGCTCTCCATCATTCTGTTGACTCCCTAATGAAGAGTTCAACATCACTCATCAACAACAACTGGGAAATGGACCTTAACCTTAATGACATTGGAAAGGCGATTTTGGGAGGGAGCCGTTCAGATATTGCTAAATTTGCCCATTCTCAGAATGCAATGGATAAGGCAACATTTGCCCTCCATGAAATCAGTTGTACATATTACAG TTACAGAGTTACAGATCACCCGGAGATCAGCAATGAATTTGCAAAACATCTCCAGCGACTTCCGACACAGTATGATGATGAAATAAAACCCCTGTACCGAAGAACTATAGATACGTACGGCACTCACTACATACGTCAGGTCCATCTGGGAGGGCGAGTGAGACGGGTCACGGCTTTTCGAACTTGTCTTGCAACCCTGAAGGGCTACTCTGAGACTGATATCAAGAACTGTCTGAATATTGAATTAAAGATGAATTTAGGGTTCTTGCCAGCTAATGTGACTCTCTCCAACAAATGCTCTCAAATCCTTAAAGATAACTTGAGCATGGGATTCTACCAGGGCTTCATGACCCACAAGATAGAGGTGCTGGGAGGTGAGAAATACTTTCCAGACCTTGTTTTAAACCAAAGCCCAGCTGAAGCGTACTCGAACTGGATGATGAGCTTGCATGACAACCCTGATGTTATATCATATGCAATTTTCCCTCTCCATCATCTGGTGGCTGATCCTGAGGTTAGTGCCAATCTGAAAAGTGCAATAACAGAGTATATTGAAGAGAACATGCTTTCTGTGGAGCACAAGGAGAATCAAGGATGTTCTCAGACACCAAATCTGGATTACAACTGCTGTCCTATGCGAGCCGCCCGTGGCATGTTGACAGTGTTGGTGCAGAGAGCCGCAGGCCTGAAAGCAGATCTCTTCACACGCACTGAtggctatgtgaaagtttggtACAACCTTATGTATGAGGAGACTGATGTGGTTATGGACAATAATGATCCTGAATGGAACATCACCTATGATTTTGGATCAATTGAGTTTGGTCATGAACTCATATTTGAGGTGTGGGACAGTGATGTCTTTTATAATGATATGGTGGGGAGATGTGTGGTCAGACCTGAACGTGGGACTCATTCACACAGCTGTAAATTAAAGCGTGGCATTCTTTATTTCACTTACAGTGCTTCTTGTGATGCTCACCTGACTGGACCCAGTTGTAGCAGATATTCACCAAAAACATAA